One window of Branchiostoma lanceolatum isolate klBraLanc5 chromosome 8, klBraLanc5.hap2, whole genome shotgun sequence genomic DNA carries:
- the LOC136439571 gene encoding uncharacterized protein yields the protein MDRTRQATGKQPKRKALNRREKHVQDDDWSEANLRALMMKTSSSKKLNLSDKSLDQIPPDVFSIKDIDILDVSNNPLGSIPVNIANLPNLKEVRAAGCGIREVSGNISRCTYLSKVDLSRNPCITTLPVTMKQLRYLKHFAMSGCELKSLPKNMTFLAMIETLDLSNNELTTLPLDISGLKRLKVLILNDNAFESIPESVESLGHLHCFEMKRNKMNNIHGGQKLNVPAHLQTLDMEGNYSLNLLPEGLEKLENLEELNISYCGIETVPDSFGKLTSIRRIHLAGNKLRTLPANSGNLLNLETLDLEGNRRLSSLPLSLYHPRKTLRDKQTGTNIGLILDNCPALALPESEVAEGNVVSVLVELLSEDIIERATVIVAVEVVQDTIIEGLTENMVAVTEGRVWDDIMTDVTSVAISDKECSEDIFSSILKEVMSGHVNEIIIESVNEERAMIVMTDKLLDETTRSMTEEVATGALQVDAVAWEVLQEVFNEMTKAMTKSIALNDNKEWRLSMGLMEILLDEVIKSTATSVALEVDGELRLGQTVPDEYDRQFSHKISAAADVMQYVDLPAGGRLSVPPGATDEDISVITAVLNPHGYDRTLRLQDHELLVSDIIEMRPAGMEFNKPVKLKIPHSLPKYYCEKEFVVKTTENLGITWRTLDTVSQQEQGQWFVTVEVDHFSEFVVVAKPLEYCQRVERGQPSTLRSSQQTDVEMSFPRDCVPYSRDITFKVLPVDTDTLTCASMGEDGVSGIDSMSHIVQFCRGSSQLLNRPVTIVLPLSPGDRDTRVRVLSCGERGHWEDVTSSVDDIVRQGSKVAFKTDQLKAGFTVIRCDNLEDPTRMVNMVMKNIRARQVRILIFKKWREPREKGVMSARIECVLSGRVEDRIVYAEQVEGFERQVGTPTPPIVMMEGEEICVIFEGSIRPVDNDCGVDYIFYCERPRVLEFDAKLVNKGKGATSRVELYPGRLENLYPSARRRKVRGPTIQKKPPTPPPKKQTPPPPDPPKVEKPKPPPPQKVRPPPSPPQKVEPPPPPPRPKPLMTAEITPPTAIICEYWLACQRFKNTFEIGDHYLSPTRDKCFCPTCHGGRGDQGSCSRGNPQKTYARPVGWSRFGLSVNPAFTDEQLRVFTDWHRAYHGTSPSAVKQILQTSSQLLMPGDVTLGGQELGPGKGKGFDSVQVFVSPSIKYSGQDLYAEPIRFQDKHDGKTYTARVAFQVCVRPGSYQVMQETMGFSSRGQTVDPLFSNAELEWYTKERGVHALYGLLVRLEAD from the exons ATGGATCGCACTAGACAAGCAACGGGAAAACAGCCAAAGAGAAAAGCCTTGAATCGAAGGGAAAAACATGTCCAAGACGATGACTGGTCGGAGGCCAATCTGAGGGCCCTAATGATGAAAACAAGCTCCTCAAAGAAACTCAATCTGTCAGACAAGTCTCTTGACCAAATACCACCTGATGTATTTAGTATCAAGGACATTGATATCCTCGATGTGTCAAACAACCCCCTTGGCTCCATACCGGTGAACATCGCCAATCTTCCTAATCTAAAAGAGGTTAGAGCGGCCGGTTGTGGCATCAGAGAAGTCAGtggaaatatttcaagatgCACCTACCTGAGCAAAGTAGATTTGTCACGGAACCCTTGTATCACCACACTTCCGGTTACAATGAAGCAACTTCGGTACTTAAAGCACTTTGCTATGAGTGGTTGTGAGCTGAAATCGCTTCccaagaatatgactttcctggCAATGATCGAGACACTTGACCTATCAAACAACGAGCTGACCACACTCCCTCTTGACATTTCAGGATTGAAGCGACTTAAAGTTCTAATCCTCAACGATAACGCCTTTGAAAGTATCCCAGAATCGGTCGAGTCTTTAGGTCACCTTCACTGCTTCGAAATGAAGCGGAATAAGATGAACAACATTCATGGTGGCCAGAAGTTGAACGTCCCCGCACACCTGCAGACTCTGGACATGGAGGGCAACTACTCCTTAAATTTGTTGCCAGAAGGGCTTGAAAAACTTGAGAACTTGGAGGAACTGAACATCAGCTACTGTGGCATTGAGACAGTACCGGACTCATTTGGAAAGTTAACGTCAATACGGCGAATTCATCTTGCTGGCAACAAGCTGCGCACGCTTCCCGCAAACTCCGGAAACCTCCTCAATCTGGAAACACTGGATCTGGAAGGGAACCGTCGTCTGTCCAGTTTGCCGCTGTCTCTGTATCACCCGAGGAAGACTCTCAGAGATAAACAGACAGGGACAAACATCGGTCTCATCCTAGACAACTGCCCGGCTCTAGCGTTACCCGAGTCGGAAGTTGCCGAGGGAAACGTGGTCTCCGTACTTGTAGAGCTCCTGTCAGAAGATATCATAGAGAGGGCCACAGTCATCGTGGCTGTGGAGGTTGTGCAAGACACAATCATCGAAGGCCTGACGGAGAACATGGTCGCCGTGACGGAAGGACGTGTTTGGGACGACATCATGACGGATGTCACAAGCGTTGCAATCTCAGACAAGGAATGCTCAGAGGACATCTTTTCAAGCATTTTGAAAGAGGTCATGTCAGGTCATGTGAACGAAATAATCATCGAAAGTGTAAACGAAGAAAGGGCTATGATTGTCATGACAGACAAATTGTTGGATGAAACGACGAGATCAATGACAGAGGAGGTGGCTACTGGTGCTCTCCAGGTAGATGCTGTGGCATGGGAAGTGTTGCAAGAGGTCTTTAATGAAATGACCAAGGCAATGACCAAATCAATCGCTTTGAATGATAATAAAGAATGGCGTCTTTCAATGGGATTGATGGAGATCCTCTTGGATGAGGTCATCAAATCAACGGCAACGTCAGTCGCACTAGAAGTGGATGGAGAACTCCGCCTGGGCCAAACAGTTCCAGACGAATACGACAGACAGTTTAG CCATAAGATTTCTGCAGCCGCAGACGTCATGCAGTACGTGGACCTCCCGGCAGGCGGCAGGTTGAGCGTCCCTCCAGGGGCTACTGATGAGGATATATCCGTCATCACAGCAGTGCTGAACCCACACGGGTACGACCGGACACTCAGGCTACAAGACCACGAGCTACTAGTCAGCGACATCATAGAGATGAGACCAGCGGGGATGGAATTCAACAAACCCGTCAAGCTGAAGATCCCGCACTCTTTACCCAAGTACTACTGTGAAAAGGAGTTCGTCGTAAAGACGACTGAAAATCTAGGAATAACATGGAGGACTCTGGACACAGTAAGCCAACAAGAGCAA GGACAGTGGTTCGTCACGGTAGAAGTCGACCATTTCTCAGAGTTTGTGGTCGTTGCGAAGCCACTAGAATACTGTCAGAGAGTGGAGAGGGGACAACCATCAACCTTGAGGTCATCACAACAGACAGACGTCGAGATGTCCTTTCCTAGAGACTGTGTCCCGTACAGCAGAGACATAACATTTAAG GTTCTCCCCGTGGATACCGACACCCTGACGTGCGCTTCCATGGGAGAGGACGGAGTCAGCGGGATCGACAGTATGAGTCACATTGTCCAGTTCTGCCGCGGCAGCAGCCAGTTGCTCAACAGGCCTGTCACCATAGTGCTGCCACTCTCACCAGGAGACCGGGACACCCGAGTTCGCGTCCTGAGCTGCGGTGAGAGAGGACACTGGGAAGACGTCACCAGCTCTGTGGACGACATCGTCCGGCAGGGGTCAAAGGTGGCTTTTAAAACCGACCAACTCAAAGCTGG cTTCACTGTTATTCGCTGCGACAACCTGGAGGATCCTACCAGGATGGTCAACATGGTGATGAAGAACATCCGGGCCAGACAAGTCAGAATCCTCATCTTTAAGAAGTGGAGGGAACCTCGAGAGAAGGGAGTGATGTCCGCCAGGATAGAGTGTGTGCTTAGTGGGAGGGTGGAAGACCGCATCGTCTACGCTGAACAAGTGGAAGGATTCGAGCGTCAG GTAGGCACGCCCACCCCTCCCATTGTCATGATGGAAGGAGAAGAAATCTGCGTCATATTCGAGGGCAGCATCCGTCCGGTTGATAACGACTGCGGAGTCGACTACATCTTTTACTGTGAGAGGCCGCGAGTGTTGGAGTTCGACGCCAAGCTGGTGAACAAGGGTAAAGGTGCAACCTCCAGGGTGGAGCTGTACCCTGGACGGTTGGAAAACCTCTATCCTTCGGCAAGAAGAAGGAAAGTACGTGGGCCGACGATTCAGAAGAAGCCACCAACACCGCCTCCTAAGAAACAAACACCGCCCCCTCCGGATCCTCCTAAGGTAGAAAAACCGAAACCACCGCCTCCACAGAAAGTACGGCCACCCCCATCGCCTCCACAGAAAGTCGAACCACCCCCTCCACCTCCGAGGCCCAAACCACTGATGACTGCTGAAATAACTCCTCCCACG gCAATCATCTGTGAATACTGGTTGGCGTGTCAGCGGTTCAAAAACACTTTTGAAATAGGAG ACCACTACCTCTCCCCTACCCGCGACAAGTGCTTCTGCCCGACATGTCATGGAGGCAGGGGTGACCAGGGTTCGTGTTCCCGGGGAAACCCACAGAAGACGTACGCGAGACCTGTTGGATGGAGCAGGTTCGGTCTCAG TGTAAATCCAGCGTTCACAGACGAGCAGCTGAGAGTGTTCACAGACTGGCACCGCGCGTACCACGGGACCAGTCCGAGTGCCGTGAAGCAAATCCTTCAGACCAGCTCACAGCTGCTCATGCCAG GAGACGTCACGTTGGGAGGTCAAGAGCTGGGACCTGGGAAGGGAAAAGGGTTTGACTCCGTGCAGGTGTTTGTGTCACCGAGCATCAAATATTCAGGGCAGGATCTTTATGCCGAACCGATCAG GTTCCAAGACAAGCATGACGGCAAGACGTACACAGCCCGTGTCGCCTTCCAGGTGTGTGTCCGGCCGGGCAGCTACCAGGTCATGCAGGAGACGATGGGCTTCAGCAGTCGTGGTCAAACTGTCGACCCGCTCTTCAGCAACGCAGAGTTAGAGTGGTACACAAAGGAAAGAGGGGTGCACGCACTCTATGGGCTTTTGGTCAGGTTAGAGGCCGATTAA